One Sulfurimonas sp. HSL-3221 genomic window, ATTGTAGCGCAAACGCGGCTACGTTGCGGACGCCTCTCCCAGTTTGGCTACCAGGGCATCGTGGATCTTCCCGTTGGTCGCGACGATGATGCGCCGTTCCAGGGTATAGGGCTCCCCGTCCTCGCGGCTCACCGCCCCGCCGGCTTCAAGAACGATCAGGATCCCCGCCGCGACGTCCCACGGTTTGAGGTTGATCTCGTAAAAGCCAGCGAAAGTGCCTTTGGCCGTGTAGCAGAGGTCCAGGGCCGCGGAGCCGAGGCGGCGGATGTCGCGGGTAAAGGGGAGCATGCTGCGCATAGTGCGCAGCACCCACTCGTAGTCGCCGCCCTGCTCGATCTTGGTGTAGGGGAAGCCCGTCGCGATCAGCGCCCGCGGCAGGCTGTCGGCTTCGGCATCGACGCGGATGGGTTCACCGTTGAGCGTGGCGCCCTTGCCCTTTTCGGCATAGAAGAGCTCCTCAAGGACGGGATTGTAGACACAGCCGGCGACGGGCTGCTGATCTTCCCAGATGCCGATGGAGATGGCGCAGAAGGG contains:
- a CDS encoding inositol monophosphatase family protein; protein product: MPRYDLLKAIAQEAGSLFLEGYHAPKEVRYKSDIDLVTQYDVAVEELLKARLAEAFPDHTLVGEESSATITYPEKAIYIDPIDGTTNFVHGIPFCAISIGIWEDQQPVAGCVYNPVLEELFYAEKGKGATLNGEPIRVDAEADSLPRALIATGFPYTKIEQGGDYEWVLRTMRSMLPFTRDIRRLGSAALDLCYTAKGTFAGFYEINLKPWDVAAGILIVLEAGGAVSREDGEPYTLERRIIVATNGKIHDALVAKLGEASAT